In Benincasa hispida cultivar B227 chromosome 8, ASM972705v1, whole genome shotgun sequence, the sequence GTTAATTGCGATCCTTCCAAACTACCATCTGATAGCGGATCCCAACCGTGTCAGCATCAAAGTGTTGTTGCAGAGTACACAGTTAATGGTAGTGCATCCCAGCCTTCATTGGTATAAAATCTCTAGAAACTACACATatttttgtatgtttactgGGTTGTAACTTGTGGGCTCTAAAAAGgaatgtcaatttttattttcaggCAACAACTGCAAAGCCATCAGAAGTAAGAAGAATAATCACGATCGGTCTTCCATTTACTGCTCATCATGGAGGACAGATACTCTTTGGGCCAGATGGCTATCTTTACTTCATGATGGGGGATGGTGGTGGTCAAGGTGATCCCTACAATTTTTCCCAGAACAAGAAGTCATTGCTTGGGAAGATTATGAGGCTTGATATCAATAACTTTCCAAGTAAGTGTTAAACGTTTACTACTTTGAAGTTGCTTCCTGTAAGAAATTTTGGTTTTCTGTACAATCGCTATTCTCTACGCATTCTGCTACTGCAGTTGGTGGCGTTGGAGTGTTGGACCTTTTTAATATAACTGTTAATGTCAACTTCATCTCGACCATTCTTCAGAAAATACAAGGATGCAATTCCCCTCATTCTGTTCTCATATATGGTACAGGTCCAGAAGATATTGATAAACTTGATTTATGGGGAAACTATACTATTCCTAAAGATAACCCATTTGTTGAAGATCAAGGAGCACAGCCGGAGATATGGGCTTATGGATTGAGAAATCCTTGGCGTTGCAGTTTCGATTCAGAAAGGCCTTCCTACTTCATGTGTGGAGATGTTGGACAGGTTCAAATTACACTGTTACACTTCTGTACTGAGAcgttaattaaaataaatctcaataataGTTCATTCAAAAGAGCAAAATTTTAACCTCCCAAATTATGCTGGATGTTGTAGCAGTTCAAGTTCTACTAGAGTTTGAACAAACCTGTTGTTTCTCCAGGAACAGAGTTATGAGTAGTGGCATCTGGATAACCATGAATACATTTACGTTGGAATGTTTGTATTTTCTTATGCTACTCTTAATGAACAACACTTCACATCACTCTTCCTGTTCTTTTCTTACAGGATCAATACGAAGAGGTGGACATCATCACAAAGGGCGGAAACTATGGATGGCGCGTTTACGAAGGTCCTCTAAAGTTTGTTCCAAATTCAGCCCCTGGAGGATCCACACCTGTAGATTCCATAAATCCGATCTTCCCAGTGATGGGCTACAACCATTCTTCAATGAACAAGAATATAGGTTCTGCATCAATAACAGGGGGCTATTTCTATCGATCTAAGACCGATCCGTGTATGTATGGAAGGTACGTACGTATGTTTATATGTTCAAGAGTGTCTGAAATGACATTCTTCAGGAAAAAAGAATCATTTCAACCCAGTCtcattttgttgtttttaaacAGGTACTTGTATGGAGATTTGTATGCTTCTGCTATATGGTCAGGAATTGAAAGCCCAGAAAACAGTGGGAACTTTACCACAAATCAGATTCCTTTCAGTTGTGCACCTGATTCTCCCATACCTTGTGGTTCCACTCCAGGAAGCTCTCTCCCACCTTTGGGTTATGTCTTCTCATTTGGTGAGGACAATGACAAAGACATTTACATTCTAACCAGCAGCGGAGTTTACAGGGTCGTCCCGCCTAGTCGTTGTAAATACACTTGCTCGTTGGAAAATGCGACATCAACAGTTGGAAGCTCCGGTCAAATGCCGTCCCCTCCTCCATCTCGTGCAAATCGGTTGACGAACTCATGGAGAAACCTGGTGCTCCTACTCACTTATGTGCTGCTTCTGCTCATGACTTGTAACTGATTTGGAAGGCTAAAAAGTTTTTGGCAAGTTTTTTAATTGTTGTTCTGGATGGTACATTATGTGTAAGGTTGTGTAACTTGAAATCAAATATGAAGATTCCTCGGAGGGAACAGCAGCCATTTACATCATAGGAGAATCGGCTTGAAGATTTGCTCAAATAAGTTTTATATGCAGtgcttgtttaaaagttaaaacTAGATCTTATTAACTGTTATATGAACTAATATTTCATTCACTAATGTTATGAATCCTGCAAAACCACAagcttcctttctttttccctttatttCAACATCTCCCATAACCAGATGTCTGCCCTAGAGAAACCGTTTCTTCGATGTCGGAACCAACTTTCAAAGAATTTCTTGATTGAGAAGATATGTTGAGTTATGTTTAAGTATATAAAGTTTGATTATTTagtaaaatagaaaatatactATACATATCTTAATAATATGTTTTAAGGTTATAGTGCATTCATAATATTTTACTTGGTGTGAAATTATATcagttgggtgaaaatttaattttaaagaataagagagaattgacttttggttggagaatcccacgttggaaaattttgatttggaaaCTCCCTCATGTACTCTAATCTTGagttttgggttttgggtcTCGAGGAGTATctatgttttggagggagtgaggagatagaccaatgtgggttcgaTGGATGTCTCACACGTGCACCTCCGTCTGATTGGACGAGGCGTGTGtgtgattattaattttaataaaaatattattattttattattattatttttattttttttaaagtagaaaaaaaaaacaaaagaaaagtcCTCCTGTTCGCGTCCGCGCTAGTCCGCTTCGTCCGTGCACGTTCTGAGGCTCTCTGCCTCTTTCGCTCCCTACCATTCCAagctgaaggcctataaaaggcg encodes:
- the LOC120083129 gene encoding HIPL1 protein-like isoform X1 is translated as MERFIKVILFLCGLLLFVHPTVSLPLCSDSTAPFTLNTTLKFCPYNGSVCCNSTQDGVIQRQFQGMNISEPACASLIKSIVCARCDPFSGDLYQVNSTPRPVPLLCNSTSEKSPQSNQAATDFCSTVWDTCQNVTIVNSPFAPSLQGRAGVPTNSSTSKLSDLWQSKADFCNAFGGASKEESVCFVGEPVSLNNTELPSPPNGLCLEKIGNGSYLNMVPHPDGSNRAFFSSQAGKIWLATIPEKGSGGVLGLDESKPFVDLTDEVNFDTQFGMMGLAFHPNFAQNGRFFASFNCDKVKWPGCSGRCSCNSDVNCDPSKLPSDSGSQPCQHQSVVAEYTVNGSASQPSLATTAKPSEVRRIITIGLPFTAHHGGQILFGPDGYLYFMMGDGGGQGDPYNFSQNKKSLLGKIMRLDINNFPSPEDIDKLDLWGNYTIPKDNPFVEDQGAQPEIWAYGLRNPWRCSFDSERPSYFMCGDVGQDQYEEVDIITKGGNYGWRVYEGPLKFVPNSAPGGSTPVDSINPIFPVMGYNHSSMNKNIGSASITGGYFYRSKTDPCMYGRYLYGDLYASAIWSGIESPENSGNFTTNQIPFSCAPDSPIPCGSTPGSSLPPLGYVFSFGEDNDKDIYILTSSGVYRVVPPSRCKYTCSLENATSTVGSSGQMPSPPPSRANRLTNSWRNLVLLLTYVLLLLMTCN
- the LOC120083129 gene encoding HIPL1 protein-like isoform X2, translating into MNISEPACASLIKSIVCARCDPFSGDLYQVNSTPRPVPLLCNSTSEKSPQSNQAATDFCSTVWDTCQNVTIVNSPFAPSLQGRAGVPTNSSTSKLSDLWQSKADFCNAFGGASKEESVCFVGEPVSLNNTELPSPPNGLCLEKIGNGSYLNMVPHPDGSNRAFFSSQAGKIWLATIPEKGSGGVLGLDESKPFVDLTDEVNFDTQFGMMGLAFHPNFAQNGRFFASFNCDKVKWPGCSGRCSCNSDVNCDPSKLPSDSGSQPCQHQSVVAEYTVNGSASQPSLATTAKPSEVRRIITIGLPFTAHHGGQILFGPDGYLYFMMGDGGGQGDPYNFSQNKKSLLGKIMRLDINNFPSPEDIDKLDLWGNYTIPKDNPFVEDQGAQPEIWAYGLRNPWRCSFDSERPSYFMCGDVGQDQYEEVDIITKGGNYGWRVYEGPLKFVPNSAPGGSTPVDSINPIFPVMGYNHSSMNKNIGSASITGGYFYRSKTDPCMYGRYLYGDLYASAIWSGIESPENSGNFTTNQIPFSCAPDSPIPCGSTPGSSLPPLGYVFSFGEDNDKDIYILTSSGVYRVVPPSRCKYTCSLENATSTVGSSGQMPSPPPSRANRLTNSWRNLVLLLTYVLLLLMTCN